In the Daphnia pulicaria isolate SC F1-1A chromosome 2, SC_F0-13Bv2, whole genome shotgun sequence genome, one interval contains:
- the LOC124327679 gene encoding protein ROP-like yields MQDVIRSNRKASGTGGGTDWRILLVDQLSMRMVSACCKMHEIASEGITLVEDLNKKREPLPAMEPIYLITPCDSSVRGLMNDFLSPSRAKYKCAHVFFTEACAEELFNEVGKPPVSKFIFFFK; encoded by the exons ATGCAAGATGTCATCCGGTCGAATAGGAAGGCTTCAGGAACTGGAGGAGGGACAGACTGGCGTATTCTTTTGGTAGATCAACTGTCCATGAGAATGGTTTCAGCGTGTTGCAAGATGCATGAAATCGCAAGTGAAGGAATCACAT TGGTGGAAGATCTAAACAAAAAGCGGGAGCCTTTGCCTGCCATGGAACCTATCTATCTTATTACTCCGTGTGATAGTTCTGTAAGAGGATTGATGAATGATTTCCTTTCCCCTAGCCGTGCCAAATACAAGTGTGCCCATGTGTTCTTCACTGAAG cCTGTGCCGAAGAATTATTTAATGAAGTTGGCAAGCCTCCAGTGTCcaagtttatatttttttttaaataa
- the LOC124327476 gene encoding probable ubiquitin carboxyl-terminal hydrolase FAF-X, whose amino-acid sequence MTIAMKNSGEGGTPVGNESMQETTAIGNTTPNQNSPAAAVNIDGNTNGQNAKEKENDEEAWLDPTTGEPYFPVSELARLEEMISRTRWVVPVLPKCELEILLDASINLCRRELDTRSEACQRFFQDGLTKSFTKILTDDAVSSWKFEIHRCILRNCEKLIELCVSKLSQDWFPLLELLAVVLNPQCKFHTFNLTRPSELYPLNANGGDEEIFAKSPDIRAPRGWLVDLINRFGKLNGFQLLLERFQSEQNLSLPVMFALIRPFGLCNEMLTIPTITKYFLPIVEVIPAFLDNLTDEELKKESKNEGKNDLISALVKFLKNLAQRVPGQEETLQNLEMFRLKMILRLLQISSFNGKMNALNEINKVIASVASYPHRTTGNSVVTGANETDEEWLTAERMAGWLKEHRVLQIVLADSLHQPQYVEKLEKILRFVIKEKALTLEDLDRVWASQAGKHEAIVKNVHDLLAKLAWDFSPEQLDHLFECFQASWTTAGKKQREKLLELIRRLAEDDKDGVMAHKVLTLFWNLAHSPDVPNEIIDQAMNAHVKILDYSCSQDRDTQKTVWLDRCVEEIRHNVWVLQALKQIRDICCLYAETPANYNHAANAHASRAQHVLYRQEVVNRLQQQHALVILITDNLCSYMERVRSTVKDSPANYDPLTHLPDGRYSHVLQVQERLSFLRFLLKDGQLWLCAPQARQIWHCLVERAIFVADREACFKWFSKLMGEEPDLDPEVNREFFEAQILQLDPSLMTESGMKCFDRFFKAVNAKEGKLVARRKMNDVGLIGLDYLWRVILFGSDPVAEKAIHLLKETYTSLGPRLVNNQVEIHEDLIGSCSDRLRASHDTLRAYMIQQQQQQPHEALVTEKDFANRSRQETTRMCRLLKLLQEYVSDYDCEFQMREERTLLPLGRAHRGKCFTLVVRFPNQGRQPEDIEIWTHSNETLATVRRRIMARVKSTNQTAALSATAGVNSSLIQPQVVGHQQPPVQQQQSGVKLDLYLNNELIEPSEGYRLVADLPLRDKTMLTAKLSQSNTAVAGSPDSSSDSSTGGSPQHAPSSYQGSLGGQQHHPISAASAEIMLPGVLMSRDKRINPFLCQLADLGSQLQHAQLRDAARNLLRQLPADPQAIERLVAASQIPPVVSSSPSVTSSEKTGPTQSPSELESIFVAASPSTILYHLEVAYSLLMPANMSASERTSEFQLGFILRGGIPLLLNMLSAKSFLATADIPTKRSAYLSILRLSKVVLAVMSHICLRNLVESPIHTVLLQNSSSCIATDNVVRAIAVRLTQHMQGDSDASLLLCGVKPDEEVVRSLVRLAWASSSGDYQLLDSPWDELGSVKINSFLTPIQENEYSEDTLLCKEALEVLTVVNSISPRALYQVSQAPTFYRFSLEMILLCPVKPLRLSAAEQFLLISSQPVLLQATLTPESPSMLTFFLELLFSVMGSTVPEHAKNSQEFFQLLCRLLNLAATSGTPLPTAEPLLLNEISWLQSVRESFLKTGSTQTEDDLLEGHLCLTRELVSYLGLAKKFEVGSDPSKGVNLIKELLEDFLYPASRIMAKYNSTGELMSAVADPICSSSASVVAALDLLVALSSGCVANMKLLTSMLTEMFFSDQQAEPLSEWEYLPPVGPRASWSFVGLKNAGATCYMNSVLQQLFMIERLRRGVLLAHGAALDPDEDFNGDEKMENETETNEDQQLQLQQHQRSRDESTREYNINILKQLQAIFGHLAASKLQYYVPRGLWRHFKLQGEPVNLREQQDAVEFYMSLTDSVDEALKALGHEQIMHRTLVGIYSDQKICKGCPHRYCKEQPFNVISIDIRNHSNLHDSLEQYVKGELLEGGDAYHCEKCNKKVNTVKRLCVKKLPPILAIQLKRFEYDYERLCPIKFNDYFEFPRVLDMEPYTVWGLAKAEGEIIDYDMEEEANRDICTRYQLTGIVVHSGQASGGHYYSYILHRPPANANGGTSGAKWYKFDDGDVSECKMDDDEEMKNQCFGGEYMGEVFDHVVKRMSYRRQKRWWNAYILFYTKEDIDISNRMSELTVNESVSSTSSASPTPSLSMPLAIERSVRKQNIKFQHTYNQFSTEYFHFMRKLISCQTPYLVVDPKALSAKLPSLPSSIHLDPAVMEELALLSVEIGAHFLFTTCLHTKKSLRGVASDWYEALLGPMRVSKTARLWIGQRVLLDHPQRFCEYLLQCPSAEVRSAFVKILVFLAHLSLSDGPCEITSPSTTIPGALSIPSSCGAPILGEVTLADHIFQAVLNLLSKEVADYGRHLSQYFNLFLVYASLGPPEKAHLLRLNVLATFMTVALDEGPGPPIKYQYAELGKLYQVVCMLIRCCDISSKTSSSVPGQPPLPNSFGEPPLMPIQPQVAEILYTRNNFVKKLLEDASGIEETSRLLRYCCWENNHFSFAVLSEILWQVAFAYTYELRPHLDLLLCILSLEDSWQKYRITAALKGIPDDRDGLFDIIQRSKNHYHKRAYQCIKCLVALFSSCPTAHQILLTNVEFKRKWSAAVDWLHEELDRPYPTGNNQYNQWSPPAQSNETSNGYFLERSHSARLTLDKSIELCPEEEVESEDAVGGNPSGVGNSVVGSGGDDSDNIAPPPALVADSSLDNPTAALVKSQTMTRAAFGVSQPRPGHAQAASPRATAPPTNPNLSIPRSSSSQFPPLHPNRPQQPPVKNEGNGSSQSGPSPTH is encoded by the exons ATGACAATAGCCATGAAAAACAGTGGAGAAGGAGGGACTCCAGTGGGAAATGAGTCCATGCAAGAAACTACTGCTATTGGAAATACT ACTCCAAATCAAAAcagtcctgctgctgctgtaaatATAGATGGAAACACAAATGGTCAAAatgcaaaagagaaagaaaatgacgagGAAGCCTGGTTGGATCCAACTACAGGTGAACCTTATTTCCCAGTTAGTGAACTGGCCAGGCTAGAAGAAATGATTAGTAGGACACGTTGGGTAGTCCCTGTCCTACCAAAGTGTGAGCTTGAAATCCTTCTGGATGCATCCATCAACTTATGTAGGAGAGAACTGGATACAAGAAGTGAAGCTTGCCAGAGATTCTTCCAGGATGGCCTGACAAAGTCTTTCACTAAGATTTTGACTGATGATGCTGTCAGCAGTTGGAAGTTTGAGATTCATCGTTGCATCTTGAGGAATTGTGAAAAACTAATAGAACTATGTGTCTCAAAGCTGAGTCAAGACTGGTTTCCCTTGCTGGAGCTGCTAGCTGTAGTTTTGAATCCTCAATGCAAATTTCACACCTTCAACTTAACCCGGCCCTCCGAGCTCTACCCGTTGAATGCAAATGGAGGTGATGAAGAAATTTTTGCAAAGTCCCCCGACATTCGAGCTCCAAGGGGCTGGTTAGTGGACCTTATTAATCGCTTTGGGAAATTGAATGGATTTCAACTGTTGTTGGAACGGTTTCAAAGCGAGCAAAACTTGAGCCTGCCTGTGATGTTTGCTCTTATTCGGCCATTTGGACTCTGCAATGAAATGTTGACCATCCCCACCATTACTAAATATTTCCTGCCTATTGTTGAGGTGATCCCTGCATTCTTGGATAATTTAACCGACGAAGAACTTAAGAAAGAATCGAAGAACGAAggcaaaaatgatttaatatcAGCACTTGTCAAATTTCTCAAGAATCTTGCGCAACGTGTCCCCGGTCAGGAAGAAACGCTCCAGAATTTGGAAATGTTTCGACTTAAAATGATCCTTCGGCTATTGcaaatttcatcttttaaTGGCAAAATGAACGCCCTCAACGAGATCAATAAGGTTATTGCGAGTGTAGCTTCGTATCCCCACCGAACAACGGGCAACAGCGTCGTTACGGGTGCCAACGAAACTGACGAAGAGTGGCTTACAGCTGAAAG GATGGCTGGATGGCTGAAAGAGCATAGGGTATTACAGATCGTCCTAGCCGATTCGTTGCATCAGCCTCAATATGTTGAGAAACTTGAGAAAATCCTCCGCTTTGTTATTAAGGAGAAAGCACTGACACTGGAAGATTTGGACCGTGTTTGGGCTTCTCAAGCCGGCAAGCACGAAGCCATAGTCAAgaatgttcatgatttgcttgcCAAACTAGCATGGGATTTTTCTCCCGAACAATTGGACCatttatttgaatgttttcAG gcAAGTTGGACAACTGCAGGGAAGAAACAACGAGAAAAGCTGTTAGAGCTGATTCGCCGCTTAGCTGAGGACGATAAAGACGGTGTAATGGCTCACAAG GTGTTGACGTTATTCTGGAACCTTGCGCACTCACCCGACGTGCCGAATGAAATCATCGACCAGGCCATGAATGCTCATGTGAAGATCCTTGACTATTCTTGCTCTCAAGATCGTGACACTCAAAAAACAGTTTGGCTCGATCGTTGCGTCGAAGAGATTCGTCACAACGTGTGGGTACTCCAGGCGCTCAAACAAATTCGAGATATATGCTGCCTGTATGCCGAGACTCCGGCCAATTACAACCATGCCGCCAACGCCCACGCATCTCGTGCTCAGCACGTCCTCTACCGACAAGAAGTGGTCAATcgtctccagcagcagcacgcacTAGTCATTCTTATAACTGACAATCTCTGTTCTTACATGGAGCGTGTGCGAAGCACCGTAAAAGACAGTCCAGCCAACTACGATCCGCTCACGCATTTGCCAGACGGTCGTTACAGCCACGTTCTTCAG GTTCAAGAACGCTTGAgttttttgagatttttgCTGAAAGACGGGCAGTTGTGGCTTTGTGCGCCTCAGGCACGTCAGATCTGGCATTGCCTGGTTGAACGGGCTATATTTGTTGCTGATCGAGAGGCCTGCTTCAAATGGTTCTCGAAATTGATGGGCGAGGAGCCTGATCTTGATCCCGAAGTAAATCGCGAGTTCTTCGAGGCACAGATTCTTCAACTGGATCCTAGTCTCATGACTGAGAGTGGGATGAAGTGCTTCGATCGTTTCTTTAAGGCTGTCAACGctaaagaaggaaaattaGTAGCCCGACGCAAGATGAACGACGTGGGGCTCATCGGACTTGATTATTTGTGGCGTGTCATTCTGTTTGGAAGTGATCCAGTTGCTGAAAA AGCTATTCATCTGCTGAAGGAGACCTACACCAGTTTAGGTCCCCGATTGGTCAACAACCAAGTTGAGATTCACGAAGATCTCATAGGCAGTTGTAGTGACAGACTTCGAGCTTCACACGATACTCTGCGTGCGTACATgatacaacagcagcagcagcagccacatgAAGCCTTAGTGACCGAGAAGGATTTCGCCAATCGAAGCAGACAGGAGACAACACGCATGTGCAGACTGTTGAAACTATTACAGGAGTATGTTAGCGACTACGATTGCGAGTTTCAGATGAGGGAGGAGCGTACTCTGCTCCCTCTGGGAAGAGCACACAG GGGGAAATGCTTTACACTGGTTGTCCGGTTTCCTAACCAAGGACGCCAACCGGAGGATATCGAAATATGGACCCATAGTAACGAGACCCTCGCCACCGTTCGGCGACGCATCATGGCTCGAGTGAAATCTACCAACCAGACAGCTGCCCTGTCTGCAACTGCTGGAGTAAATTCGTCTTTAATTCAGCCTCAAGTAGTGGGCCACCAGCAGCCGCCAGTACAGCAGCAACAGAGTGGAGTCAAGCTGGATCTCTACTTGAATAATGAACTCATAGAACCTTCCGAAGGATATCGTTTAGTGGCAGACTTACCACTCAGGGATAAAACG ATGTTGACAGCTAAACTGTCGCAATCGAATACTGCTGTGGCGGGATCACCAGACAGTAGCAGTGATAGTAGCACGGGTGGTTCACCTCAGCATGCGCCAAGCAGTTATCAAGGTAGCTTGGGAGGTCAGCAGCATCATCCGATTTCAGCCGCTTCCGCCGAAATTATGCTACCGGGAGTGTTAATGTCGAGAGACAAGCGCATCAATCCGTTTTTGTGTCAATTGGCGGATCTGGGCTCACAGTTACAGCATGCTCAGTTGCGTGACGCAGCACGCAATCTTCTACGGCAGTTGCCGGCTGATCCGCAGGCTATCGAGCGCCTTGTAGCCGCTAGCCAAATTCCTCCCGTCGTTTCGTCTTCGCCTTCAGTGACGAGTAGCGAGAAAACTGGGCCTACCCAATCTCCTTCGGAATTGGAATCTATCTTCGTAGCGGCATCACCCTCGACCATTTTGTATCATCTGGAG GTTGCCTACAGTTTGCTGATGCCGGCCAATATGTCAGCTTCGGAGAGAACTTCTGAGTTTCAACTAGGATTCATTCTCAGAGGTGGAATTCCTCTATTATTAAATATGCTTAGTGCCAAGAGTTTCCTCGCCACCGCTGATATTCCAACTAAAAG GTCGGCGTATTTAAGCATACTTCGACTGTCAAAGGTTGTGCTGGCTGTAATGTCCCATATTTGCTTGCGCAACCTTGTCGAATCGCCCATCCACACCGTTCTGCTTCAAAATAGCAGTTCTTGTATAGCAACTGACAATGTTGTAAGGGCTATTGCTGTTCGGCTTACTCAGCACATGCAGGGTGACTCGGATGCCAGCCTTCTCCTGTGTGGCGTCAAGCCGGATGAAGAGGTTGTCCGCTCTCTGGTCCGTCTTGCCTGGGCAAGTAGTAGCGGGGATTATCAGCTGCTCGATTCTCCTTGGGACGAGCTTGGCTCTGTCAAAATAAACAGCTTTTTGACGCCCATCCAAGAAAATGAATATTCAGAGGATACGCTGCTCTGCAA GGAGGCCTTGGAAGTCTTGACTGTGGTGAACAGTATATCACCACGGGCCCTTTATCAGGTGTCGCAGGCCCCTACGTTTTATCGATTTTCACTTGAGATGATACTGCTCTGCCCGGTGAAGCCACTCCGTTTATCCGCAGCGGAGCAATTTCTTTTGATATCGAGTCAGCCTGTGTTACTTCAAGCTACTCTTACGCCCGAGTCTCCTTCGATGTTGACGTTCTTTCTCGAACTACTATTTTCGGTTATGGGCAGCACGGttccagaacacgccaaaaaTTCACAAGAGTTTTTTCAGCTCTTGTGTCGGCTTTTGAACTTAGCTGCCACTTCCGGCACCCCTCTACCTACAGCCGAACCCCTACTACTCAACGAAATCAGTTGGCTGCAAAGTGTTAGA GAATCTTTTTTGAAGACGGGATCAACGCAGACTGAAGATGATTTACTGGAAGGTCATCTTTGTCTCACTAGGGAGCTGGTGTCTTACCTCGGCTTAGCTAAGAAGTTTGAAGTGGGGTCTGATCCTTCGAAGGGTGTCAACTTAATTAAA GAACTCCTGGAAGACTTTCTTTATCCAGCATCTCGTATCATGGCTAAGTATAACAGCACTGGCGAATTAATGTCTGCTGTGGCCGATCCCATTTGCTCTTCATCGGCTTCGGTGGTGGCCGCACTGGATCTTCTAGTGGCCCTTAGTTCTGGATGTGTGGCCAATATGAAATTATTAACGTCCATGTTAACCGAAATGTTTTTCTCTG ATCAACAAGCCGAACCGCTTAGTGAATGGGAATATTTGCCTCCAGTTGGACCAAGAGCTTCCTGGAGTTTTGTGGGTCTGAAAAATGCCGGAGCTACTTGCTACATGAACTCTGTATTGCAGCAACTTTTTATGATCGAACGTTTGCGGCGCGGTGTGTTACTTGCTCACGGCGCAGCGCTCGATCCCGATGAAGATTTTAACGGCGACGAAAAGATGGAGAATGAAACGGAGACCAACGAAGACCAGCAGCTGCAATTGCAGCAACACCAGAGAAGCCGAGACGAATCGACTCGCGAATACAACATAAATATTCTGAAGCAACTGCAAGCCATCTTTGGGCATTTGGCAGCTAGCAAGTTGCAATATTACGTCCCTCGTGGCCTCTGGCGCCATTTCAAGCTTCAAGGCGAGCCGGTCAATCTTCGTGAGCAGCAAGATGCTGTTGAGTTCTACATGAGTCTTACGGACAGCGTCGACGAGGCTCTGAAAGCACTGGGTCATGAGCAAATTATGCATCGAACCCTAGTTGGCATCtattctgatcaaaaaatttGCAAGGGTTGTCCGCATCGTTACTGTAAGGAGCAACCCTTCAATGTTATCAGTATTGACATTCGCAATCACAGTAATCTGCACGATTCCTTAGAACAATACGTTAAGGGAGAATTACTCGAAG gtgGTGATGCGTACCATTGCGAAAAATGTAACAAAAAAGTCAATACTGTGAAGCGACTATGTGTGAAAAAGTTACCGCCTATCTTGGCTATTCAACTGAAGCGATTCGAATACGACTACGAACGGCTTTGTCCCATTAAATTTAACGACTATTTCGAGTTCCCTCGCGTCCTGGACATGGAGCCGTACACGGTGTGGGGTTTGGCTAAAGCCGAAGGCGAAATTATTGACTACGACATGGAGGAAGAGGCTAATCGCGATATTTGCACTCGCTATCAGTTGACTGGAATCGTCGTTCATAGTGGCCAGGCAAGTGGCGGTCATTACTATTCTTACATCCTCCATCGACCTCCCGCGAATGCTAACGGTGGTACGAGTGGAGCAAAGTGGTACAAATTCGATGACGGAGATGTGAGCGAATGCAAaatggacgacgacgaggaaatGAAGAACCAATGTTTCGGCGGCGAGTATATGGGCGAGGTTTTCGACCACGTCGTTAAAAGAATGAGTTACCGACGTCAGAAGCGTTGGTGGAATGCGTACATTCTCTTCTACACCAAGGAGGACATCGACATCAGCAATCGGATGAGTGAATTAACAGTCAACGAGTCGGTATCTTCGACGTCCTCTGCCTCGCCAACTCCCTCACTCTCTATGCCTCTGGCCATCGAACGAAGCGTCCGGAAACAGAACATCAAGTTTCAACACACGTACAACCAGTTTTCAACcgaatattttcatttcatgaGGAAACTGATCAGCTGCCAGACGCCGTACCTAGTTGTGGATCCGAAAGCATTGTCGGCCAAGTTACCAAGTTTGCCGTCATCCATCCACCTGGATCCTGCTGTAATGGAGGAGCTCGCTCTTTTATCTGTCGAGATTGGCGCACATTTCCTCTTCACCACTTGTCTTCACACTAAGAAATCGTTGAGAGGGGTGGCCAGTGACTGGTATGAAGCGCTCCTTGGCCCGATGCGCGTTTCGAAGACAGCTCGTCTCTGGATCGGCCAACGCGTCCTCTTGGATCATCCTCAGCGTTTTTGCGAGTATCTCCTGCAGTGTCCCAGTGCGGAAGTCCGTTCAGCGTTCGTCAAAATCCTAGTCTTTCTGGCTCATCTATCGTTGAGTGACGGTCCCTGTGAAATCACTTCACCGTCCACTACCATACCCGGCGCTCTATCGATTCCAAGTAGCTGCGGAGCACCGATTCTCGGTGAAGTCACACTGGCTGATCACATATTCCAAGCAGTGTTGAACCTACTCAGTAAGGAGGTGGCCGACTATGGAAGACACCTCTCACAGTATTTCAACTTGTTTCTGGTCTACGCTTCACTTGGCCCGCCTGAAAAAGCTCACTTACTCCGACTCAATGTCTTGGCTACTTTCATGACGGTGGCTCTGGATGAAGGCCCTGGCCCACCGATCAAGTATCAGTATGCTGAACTCGGAAAGCTCTATCAGGTTGTATGTATGTTGATTCGTTGCTGCGACATCAGCTCCAAGACGAGCTCGTCGGTTCCTGGCCAGCCGCCTTTGCCCAATTCGTTTGGTGAACCACCGCTGATGCCTATCCAGCCCCAGGTGGCGGAGATTCTCTACACCCGCAACAACTTTGTTAAGAAACTTCTGGAAGATGCGAGTGGCATTGAAGAAACGTCCCGTCTATTACGATACTGTTGCTGGGAAAACAACCACTTTTCTTTTGCCGTTCTCTCTGAAATCTTGTGGCAG GTTGCCTTTGCCTACACCTACGAATTGCGGCCACATCTCGACCTGCTTCTCTGTATTTTGTCGTTGGAAGACTCATGGCAGAAATATCGCATCACAGCTGCTCTAAAGGGTATCCCTGACGACCGGGATGGATTATTTGATATCATACAAAGGTCCAAGAATCACTATCACAAGAGAGCCTATCAGTGTATCAAGTGCCTCGTGGCGCTCTTCTCTTCGTGCCCTACGGCCCACCAAATTTTGTTGACCAATGTCGAATTCAAACGCAAATGGTCTGCAGCTGTAGATTGGCTTCACGAAGAGCTTGACAGGCCATATCCGACAGGCAACAATCA ATATAATCAATGGTCACCACCTGCGCAGTCAAACGAGACCTCTAATGGCTACTTTCTCGAGCGCTCACACAGCGCCAGATTGACGTTGGACAAGTCCATCGAACTATGTCCtgaagaagaagtggaaagTGAAGATGCAGTTGGCGGAAATCCAAGTGGAGTTGGCAATAGCGTTGTTGGCAGTGGAGGAGATGACAGCGATAATATTGCACCTCCACCAGCATTGGTTGCTGATAGCAGCTTAGATAACCCTACAGCAGCTCTTGTAAAATCACAAACGATGACAAGGGCAGCATTTGGTGTATCCCAGCCCCGACCGGGCCACGCTCAAGCAGCATCGCCACGAGCCACTGCACCGCCAACGAATCCCAATCTGTCGATTCCTCGCTCTTCTTCCTCACAATTCCCTCCTCTGCATCCGAATCGGCCCCAACAGCCACCTGTCAAGAACGAAGGTAACGGTAGCAGTCAATCCGGCCCGTCACCCACCCATTAG